A portion of the Calliphora vicina chromosome 5, idCalVici1.1, whole genome shotgun sequence genome contains these proteins:
- the vg gene encoding protein vestigial translates to MAVSCPEVMYGAYYPYLYGRAGPSRSFYQYERFNQDLYSSSGVQLASSSASGSSHSPCSPILPPSVSANAAAAAVAAAHNTAAAVVAAAAQTANQASSSSSLSANLPLSAGSSGSSGAGGGGGGSGSIAVGTNVTGAIHGSAGASLMGSSIGNTLHSRTHTKEEDLGAVPRNDAEARLVGAHHHNESSCSSGPDSPRHHSMHQGGGAQAKDLPLDTTSINAGQGRAQYLSATCVVFTNYSGDTASVVDEHFSRALNFNNKESKESTTPMSTRNFPPSFWNSNYVHPVTATTHPQMSDLYSSEGGYATDPWVPHAAAHYGTYAHAAHAHAAHAHAYHHNMAQYGSLLRLPQQYGHSSRLHHDQQTAHALESAAAYSSYPTMAGLEAQVQESSKDLYWF, encoded by the exons TTTAATCAGGATTTGTATTCATCATCTGGTGTGCAATTGGCATCGTCCAGTGCATCGGGCAGTTCACATTCACCCTGCAGTCCTATATTACCGCCATCGGTGAGTGCCAATGCGGCGGCAGCTGCTGTggcagcagctcataatacagCAGCGGCAGTTGTGGCAGCCGCAGCACAAACAGCAAATCAGGCCTCATCATCCTCTAGTTTAAGTGCAAATTTACCTTTGAGTGCGGGCAGTAGCGGTAGTAGTGGGGCTGGCGGTGGAGGCGGCGGCAGCGGCTCTATTGCTGTCGGCACAAATGTTACGGGAGCTATACATGGCAGTGCGGGCGCAAGTCTGATGGGCAGTAGTATTGGCAATACTCTACACAGTAGAACACATACCAAAGAAGAGGATCTGGGTGCGGTACCACGTAATGATGCTGAAG cacgtTTAGTGGGTGCTCATCATCATAATGAGTCGTCGTGTTCCTCGGGTCCAGATTCTCCGCGCCATCATTCGATGCATCAAGGAGGTGGTGCCCAAGCAAAGGATTTGCCCTTGGATACCACCAGCATAAATGCTGGCCAAGGGAGAGCACAATATTTATCAGCCACCTGCGTCGTTTTTACAAATTATTCCGGTGATACAGCCAGCGTCGTGGATGAACATTTCTCACGGGCTCTCAATTTCAACAACAAAGAAAGTAAAG AATCAACCACACCAATGTCTACTCGTAATTTCCCACCTTCATTTTGGAATAGCAATTATGTGCATCCTGTAACGGCAACGACACATCCGCAG ATGAGCGATTTGTATTCATCTGAAGGCGGTTATGCAACAGATCCTTGGGTACCCCATGCAGCGGCTCACTATGGGACCTATGCACATGCTGCCCATGCTCATGCGGCCCATGCTCATGCCTATCATCATAATATGGCGCAATATGGAAGCCTCTTGCGTCTACCCCAACAGTATGGCCACAGTTCaag ACTGCATCATGACCAACAGACCGCCCATGCGTTAGAAAGTGCTGCTGCGTATTCCAGTTACCCCACAATGGCTg gTCTAGAAGCTCAAGTTCAAGAGTCCTCTAAAGATTTATATTGGTTTTAA